The sequence TCGCAGCGACCGTCCGCACGAATCGTCCGGGCACCTCGTTCAAGGTGCGGACGAATTGCGAAATGGGCGCCTGCATGGTTCCCAACAGCTTGGCCAGCAGTTCGTCGCGGCTTGGCAGGGTGGCGAGGGCCGCAACTTCCTTCGGTCCCATCACCACATTGGGCATCGCCCCGCCGCGGATGACGAACTTGTCGTTCGCCTTGGCGTACTCGTGCATCACCTTGGCTACCGCCACCGGATCGGACGACATGCCATACGCCAGCGGACCGATCATCTTGTCGGCCAGATTGGCGAACGGCGTCTCCGCCACGGCGCGGCGTGCCAGCGTATTGCGAAGCACGCGGAAGTAGACACCCGACTCACGCGCTTTCGCGCGCAACTTCGTCATGTCACCTACCCCGATGCCGCGATACTCGGCAAGCACGATAGCCTGAGCCTGCGCGACCTTCGCGCCGACCTCGGCCACCACCGCCTTCTTCTGCTCCAGATTCAGACCCAAGGTCTTGCCTCCTTGCGCTTGTCACATGAAACGGGGTATCGGTACAGCACCCTTTCGGGCCCGTCCCCCTTGTCACGGCGACCTTCGATCAGGACTGCCAACAGTGGTCGCTCCACCGTGAGGTTCGGCGACCGCCATATACGACCTGCTTCGGGTACACCGTCTGCGTAGGACTCGGGGCTGCCATCACACCTTCCGGAACACATGCTCCCTGGTGCGACCAGCCCTTCATTAAGCGACCGTTGCTCCTACGGTCTTTGACGAATCGATCGGGCCAAGAAGACGGCTTCGACCGATCCCAAAGTCTTCACAATTCCGCCCCGCCTCATGGCAGGGCGAATCCATCAGTTCATGCTTGCTGCTGCAGACTCGCCTGATCGACGCGAACACCCACGCCCATCGTGCTTGTCAGAGAGATCTTCCGGAGATAGATCCCCTTCGCCGCCGCCGGACGCGCCTTGTTCAGCGCATCGACGAGGGCAAGCAGATTCTCCCGCAACGCAACCGGTTCGAACGACGCACGCCCGATCGTGCACTGCACGATTCCGGCCTTGTCCGTGCGGTATTGGACCTGGCCAGCCTTGGCATTGCGAACGGCTTCGGCCACGTTGGGCGTCACCGTGCCGACCTTCGGGTTGGGCATCAAGCCGCGCGGCCCCAGGATCTGACCAAGTTGACCCACCACCCGCATGGCATCCGGGGCGGCAATACAGACATCGAAAGCGATGTTGCCGGCCTTCACCTGCTCGGCAATGTCTTCCATCCCGACAAGATCGGCCCCAGCGGCCTGAGCCGCCTTGGCTGCCTCACCTTGCGCGAACACGGCAACACGCACGGTCTTGCCAGTGCCGCGCGGAAGGACAACCGAACCGCGGACGACCTGGTCCGACTTCTTGGCGTCGACACCAAGATTGATCGCGACGTCGATGGACTCGTTGAACTTGGCTGTCGCATTCTGCTTCACCAGGCCGATCGCGTCGTCCACGCCGTAGAGCTTGGTCCGGTCAACCGTGGTCCGCAGGGTCTTGACCCGCTTCGAAAGCTTTGCCATGTCACAGCCCCTCCACTTCGATGCCCATGCTGCGGGCGCTGCCTGCGATCGTCTTGACGGCAGCATCCATATCGGATGCGGTGAGATCGGGCATCTTGGTCTTTGCGATCTGCTCGGCTTGGGCGCGCGTCAGCTTCCCCACCTTGTCGGTATGCGGCTTGGGCGAGCCCTTGGTGACGCCAGCCGCTTTCTTGATGAGCACGGTTGCGGGCGGCGTCTTCATCACGAACGTGAAACTCTTGTCCGCGAAAGCCGTGATCACGACTGGAATGGGCAGCCCCACTTCCAGCCCTTGGGTCTGGGCATTGAACGCCTTGCAGAACTCCATGATGTTCAATCCGCGCTGACCCAGCGCGGGGCCGATGGGAGGCGACGGGTTCGCCTTCCCGGCAGGCACCTGTAACTTGATGTAGCCGATGACCTTCTTTGCCATGATGATTCCTCATGCGGGTGCAAGCGCCCCGACGT comes from Betaproteobacteria bacterium and encodes:
- the rplJ gene encoding 50S ribosomal protein L10 translates to MGLNLEQKKAVVAEVGAKVAQAQAIVLAEYRGIGVGDMTKLRAKARESGVYFRVLRNTLARRAVAETPFANLADKMIGPLAYGMSSDPVAVAKVMHEYAKANDKFVIRGGAMPNVVMGPKEVAALATLPSRDELLAKLLGTMQAPISQFVRTLNEVPGRFVRTVAAIRDKKAEQPA
- the rplA gene encoding 50S ribosomal protein L1; translation: MAKLSKRVKTLRTTVDRTKLYGVDDAIGLVKQNATAKFNESIDVAINLGVDAKKSDQVVRGSVVLPRGTGKTVRVAVFAQGEAAKAAQAAGADLVGMEDIAEQVKAGNIAFDVCIAAPDAMRVVGQLGQILGPRGLMPNPKVGTVTPNVAEAVRNAKAGQVQYRTDKAGIVQCTIGRASFEPVALRENLLALVDALNKARPAAAKGIYLRKISLTSTMGVGVRVDQASLQQQA
- the rplK gene encoding 50S ribosomal protein L11, translating into MAKKVIGYIKLQVPAGKANPSPPIGPALGQRGLNIMEFCKAFNAQTQGLEVGLPIPVVITAFADKSFTFVMKTPPATVLIKKAAGVTKGSPKPHTDKVGKLTRAQAEQIAKTKMPDLTASDMDAAVKTIAGSARSMGIEVEGL